The bacterium sequence CTCCTTTGCGCACCACGTTGAACTGAATTGGCGGAACGCCGGAATTCACAGCTTCCTGTTTTTCTGTGTCGCTCTCCGGATGCGCTTGCTCGATAAGAATTTTGCCTTTCGAGACGCTTCTGTAGTCGTTTAGCATGTCGGTAACATCTCTTTGCGCAACGATGAGCTCTGTCGGAAGATTCTGAGAGGCATACAATTTTATCGTTAAGGGTTCCGCAAGACCGGCAACAAGGGTTTTAGTGGCCTGCGAAAGCGTGTAAAGACGACCCGATGTGAGGTCAAACCGGAAAGAAATAAAGCTAACTGCGCCATTCCACACTACAACAAGAGCAACAAGCGCCAATACCCAGGAGTTTATGCTGCGCCAAGCGGAAGAAAACCGGGTCAGGCGCTTGCGCATGAATCCAATGTAGGCAAAGCTCCCGAACAGCGTTGTAAGAGAAAGAAAGTACACCACGTCGCGAAGATCAATAACGCCCCGCGTGATATTTGAAAAATGCCACAGGATGCTCATCTGCTGCATGAACGAAGAAATGCCAGCCGATACACTGCCGATAGCGGCTTCCCATCCGATGACGATAAAGAAAAAAATGATCGCGATAGAAAGAATGAAAGCGACTATCTGGTTTTTGGTGAGCCCCGATGCAAAAAATCCTATTGCGCAAAGTCCCGAGACCAAAAACACGGTACCAAGGTACTGCGCCGCAACAAGCCCCCAATCGAAGCTTCCGAATTTCGCAAGCACCAAAAGTGCGGGCAGTGTTGCGAACACTCCCAACATGATTGTTGCAAATGCTCCCAGATACTTGCCCAAAAGATATTGCGCGGGGCTGACGGGTTGGGAAAGAAATACCTCGCTCGTGCCCTCCTTCTCGTCAGCCGCAAGAGACCGCATGGTGATGGCAGGAACGAGGAATAAAAGCAGCCAGGGAAGGAAATTAAAGAGGGGACGCAGTGAAGCTTCGCTTACCACAAGCGTGGAGCGGAAGTAGAAGAAAAACACAAGCCCCAAAAATACCACCAGGATAATATATCCCCCCGGATGGTCGAAGTGTGATTTCAGTTCTCTTTTTGCGAATGTGAAAATAGATTTCATAGGGTCATTTGGTCAATTCTCTGAACACATTTTCGAGGCTCACTGTTTCGCGTGCGAGTTCCCAGAGTTCCACATTTTTTTCTTTCGCAAGTGCCATAATGTTCGAGCGAATGTCGCCTACGGCTTCAATATAAAAGCGCGTGCGCCCATTTTCGGTTGGCTGGGTCCGAATGACCTTACTTTCCGGGATAGCTTTCTCAATGATTTGAGCATCCATGTTTCCTGCAAACTCCGCATGAATAACCGTTTTAGTACCGCGATGGGCAAGTTCTTCAACCGAGCTGTCGCTTACCAGGGAGCCGTGCGAGATGATGATGACGCGGCTTGCCATAGCTTCCACTTCTTGCAGAACGTGGGTTGAGATGATAACGGTGCGTTCTTTGCCAATATCACGGATAAGCGCGCGTATCTCGTGTCTCTGATTCGGATCAAGCCCCTCGGTTGGCTCGTCCAAAATAAGCACCTTGGGGTCTGCAAGGATGGCCTGCGCCAAGCCTACGCGCTGATGATAGCCCTTGGAAAGCTCTCCAATAGGCCGCCAATATACGCTTTCAATTCCTGTCTTTTTCACTGATTCGCGTATTGCTATTTCTTTTTTTTCACTCTTAAGGCCTCGCAGGTCGGCAATAAGTTCAAGATATTCCGCAACGAGCATGTCTTCATCTAGAGGATTGTTCTCCGGCAGATATCCGATATACGTTTTTGCAGCGATTGGATTTTGATTTATCGGCACGCCATCAAACAATATCTTTCCGCTGTCAGGCTCGAATACCTGGGCGAGCATCCGCATAGTGGTCGTCTTGCCCGCCCCGTTCGGTCCTAAAAGTGCTACCACAGAGCCGTCACCAATCTCAAAAGAAAGTCCGTTCACGGCCTTCACTTCCCCGAATGATTTTTTGAGGTATTCAATACTTATCATAAGGAATATGCCCGACTACGGATATCATTATATATGAGAGCCTGGAAAGAATGCAACAAGCCTGCCCTCCTCTTGTTCTGTGGATAAAGAGGCGGGCGCAGTCCTTGCGTATACCCGCAGGAATAATGCTCCGAAGGTTTGTGGATAGTCATATGAGGGCGGTATTCATCTTGAAAATATCCAAGCACCAAGGTGCCATTGGCGCGCGAAACAATAAAAAACCGCACAACAGACTCAAGAGGAGTCGGCTATGCGGTTAGACCGATTGGGCGATGGTGACCGAAACACGCGCTATATCCATGACGTCTTCCAAGGATTCTTCGATCCATTGCCGTTTCTCATTATCGCTTGAGAAGATTGGATATGTGCAGTGCTCGAGCAGGGTCACGTCAAAGCCGTTCTCTATCGCACCCTGGGCGGTTTTTAGCATGCATGAGAATGTATTGCATCCGGCCAGGACCACTTCGGTAACGCCTTCGGAGCGCAGAAAATTGACGAGCTCGGAATTTGTGAAGGCGTTACTGCGATATTTAGTGAAGGCCGGCTCAAAACCAGCCCTATGCCGGTGTTTCAAAAACCCGGCAAGGCGCTGATGCGCTGGCAAGTCGCAGATGATGCACCCCGACCTCTTACGGTCCACGGTCACTTGAGCCGGTGTCAGTGGCGGATTTTGCAGGGCAACCATCACAATGAATACGATCAAGCCATTCGATGCGCGCCACTCCTCCAGCGTTTGCTTTATGGGCAAGGCAACTTGCTTTCTATCCTCATCCAACTTCTCGATACTGGAATACCATCCGTCGCCATGAGATATATCTATAACCAAAAGCGCTTTTTTCATCTCCACCTCTCTTTATTGTTTTATGGGGGACACACAAAGAATTGGAGTATCCCGGCTCTTTCAAGCTCCAGGATAAGTTCTTTTTGGTCATCGTTGTCCTGCAGGTACAGCGCGCGCTTTTGGGCGGGCGACAGAGGAACGCTTCCGTGCTTGGCGTTATCCCGATACATCAGGGCATCATAATAGTCCGCAAGCGCCAAGAGACGGGCATATCTATTGAACATGGCATTGGTCTCTTCGGTATAATTCGGTGACGGTACGGGAAGTACGGCGGGATACGGCCTTTTGCCGAATTGGTGATGCCGCACCATGATCTGCGCCGTCCAGTCGAAGATGCTCTGTAGCATATTCCAGCCGTTCATGACATGCGGTTCCATTATTTTGTAATCTTCTTCGGTGAATTTTTCCGTTTTGGTAAGCACATCCGGATCTATAGGACCCTTGCCAATGTCGTGAAGAAGTCCGGGCCAGAGAGCAGCTTTTGCATCAAGGCCGAGAAACTCCGCGATGCGGCTGAATAATACCCCAACGCGTATGGAATGACGGGCTGTCGGCTCGTGGTATTCCCAAAGTATCCGCAGTTGCTTCCGAATGAATGCCTGATGCTCTTCTTTAATGCCAGAGCG is a genomic window containing:
- a CDS encoding isochorismatase family protein, which codes for MKKALLVIDISHGDGWYSSIEKLDEDRKQVALPIKQTLEEWRASNGLIVFIVMVALQNPPLTPAQVTVDRKRSGCIICDLPAHQRLAGFLKHRHRAGFEPAFTKYRSNAFTNSELVNFLRSEGVTEVVLAGCNTFSCMLKTAQGAIENGFDVTLLEHCTYPIFSSDNEKRQWIEESLEDVMDIARVSVTIAQSV
- a CDS encoding ATP-binding cassette domain-containing protein yields the protein MISIEYLKKSFGEVKAVNGLSFEIGDGSVVALLGPNGAGKTTTMRMLAQVFEPDSGKILFDGVPINQNPIAAKTYIGYLPENNPLDEDMLVAEYLELIADLRGLKSEKKEIAIRESVKKTGIESVYWRPIGELSKGYHQRVGLAQAILADPKVLILDEPTEGLDPNQRHEIRALIRDIGKERTVIISTHVLQEVEAMASRVIIISHGSLVSDSSVEELAHRGTKTVIHAEFAGNMDAQIIEKAIPESKVIRTQPTENGRTRFYIEAVGDIRSNIMALAKEKNVELWELARETVSLENVFRELTK
- a CDS encoding HD domain-containing protein; translation: MNEEQMLNDALGRSGIKEEHQAFIRKQLRILWEYHEPTARHSIRVGVLFSRIAEFLGLDAKAALWPGLLHDIGKGPIDPDVLTKTEKFTEEDYKIMEPHVMNGWNMLQSIFDWTAQIMVRHHQFGKRPYPAVLPVPSPNYTEETNAMFNRYARLLALADYYDALMYRDNAKHGSVPLSPAQKRALYLQDNDDQKELILELERAGILQFFVCPP